A window from Dermacentor albipictus isolate Rhodes 1998 colony chromosome 10, USDA_Dalb.pri_finalv2, whole genome shotgun sequence encodes these proteins:
- the LOC135899972 gene encoding neurofilament heavy polypeptide-like: protein MSKQDRPSRKRHDSVADPGKSKKGEDDSGLGTSKSRTRSSGTATGAVPKSPAAVPSRPPTRQSRAKSTPSPKAPGTPVKSALKRAVGSCFRSPSPKPPSMGASPTKVAARTAEWAIEQSEATAKTVVQGPSGPVLRVYHEPKLHKFDNRGEVLEVFPPEVLEKEGIPKKAPLAVAEDVSSPTIDAPDSPIPSTSFTVQATIEEPPSSDPSQSPQERRYPRRQPAKKKGEASPPKDESKPPEK from the coding sequence ATGTCGAAACAAGACAGGCCTTCAAGAAAGCGACACGACTCGGTGGCCGACCCGGGAAAGAGCAAGAAAGGCGAGGACGACAGCGGCCTCGGCACTAGCAAGTCCAGAACACGCTCATCGGGTACGGCAACCGGAGCAGTGCCCAAATCTCCTGCAGCTGTGCCCAGTCGACCGCCGACAAGGCAAAGTCGCGCCAAGTCGACGCCGTCGCCCAAGGCGCCCGGGACACCCGTCAAATCTGCCCTGAAGCGAGCGGTGGGCTCGTGTTTTCGAAGCCCCTCTCCCAAGCCACCTTCTATGGGGGCGTCTCCTACGAAAGTTGCTGCTAGAACAGCGGAGTGGGCCATAGAGCAGAGCGAAGCGACCGCGAAAACAGTGGTCCAGGGGCCGTCCGGCCCCGTGCTTCGAGTGTACCACGAGCCAAAGTTGCACAAATTCGACAACAGAGGGGAGGTTCTCGAGGTGTTCCCACCTGAAGTGCTGGAGAAGGAGGGAATACCCAAAAAGGCCCCGTTAGCCGTGGCGGAAGACGTTAGCTCTCCGACCATCGATGCTCCGGACAGTCCGATTCCTTCGACATCGTTCACCGTGCAGGCTACAATCGAGGAGCCACCGTCTTCAGATCCATCACAGTCGCCGCAAGAAAGGCGGTACCCTCGCCGGCAGCCAGCCAAAAAGAAAGGTGAAGCATCGCCTCCCAAAGACGAGTCGAAACCACCAGAAAAATGA